GCGACGTTCATCATCGCCGGCATCCTGGTGGTGTTGTTCGGCTCGCTGCCGAATTTCACCACGCCGCGCAACACTGTCTATATCACCTTTCGCCAGGCGCTCGGGGTCTCGCGCGATACGCCGGTGCGCAAGTCGGGCATCCTCATCGGCCGCGTCACCGAGGTCGAGCTGGACGATACCGGCGTGCTGATCACGGCCGAGATCAACTCGCACGTGAAGCTGTACACCAACGAAATTTGCCAGGTCGGCAGCTCACTCTTGGGGGGCGACGCCGTGATCCAGTTCGTGGGCTACAACGACAAGCTTCCCAAGGAACCGATCCAGGACGGCAGCCGCATCCTGGGCATATCGAGCGTCGATCCGGCCCAGGCCATTAGCAACCTCGAAGGAATCCTGGCTACTACCGTGGCCAGCGTCTCGACCACCAGCGATGAAATCGGCAAGCTGGCGCATCGCGTCTCGGACTTGTTGGAAAACAACGACGAGCAAATCGTGCGCGTCGTCAGCAAGGCCGAGGAAGCGCTCGACCAGATCCGCCAGGTGGCCGTCAACACCAACGAGGTGATCGGTGACAAGAATACGCAAGACAAGCTCAAGC
The Pirellulales bacterium genome window above contains:
- a CDS encoding MlaD family protein, which translates into the protein MDERVVQFRVGVMVLATFIIAGILVVLFGSLPNFTTPRNTVYITFRQALGVSRDTPVRKSGILIGRVTEVELDDTGVLITAEINSHVKLYTNEICQVGSSLLGGDAVIQFVGYNDKLPKEPIQDGSRILGISSVDPAQAISNLEGILATTVASVSTTSDEIGKLAHRVSDLLENNDEQIVRVVSKAEEALDQIRQVAVNTNEVIGDKNTQDKLKQSLSDLPEILRDTHEAINGFKVTLQAADRNLQNMEGLTRPLGQRGPELVETIDRTMQKLDRVMTELETFSGSINDPNGSLGQLINNPELYNRVSSSVANIETLTRQLQPIVRDAREFSNKIARHPEVLGVRGALSPSTGAKQGLFSPSSTLQQEQPWTSSTPIWSPQPMPH